In a genomic window of Magnolia sinica isolate HGM2019 chromosome 16, MsV1, whole genome shotgun sequence:
- the LOC131228652 gene encoding BEL1-like homeodomain protein 4, whose protein sequence is MGVAAPTQPLFSNPYHPNPIAKTGGPGPPNSITSMSQGFHQGIFSFSDGFERSAHQDQQQQHIAQQNRRDKLRVQGFELAPPPLVAIEEEEPTELPVYETGGMLSEMFNFPSGGAATAADLLDNQITSNYRLQRATPIGEWYGSRQGMVGSLGSLGDSKERQQIGGSNGGNGRSNDNNNIGQHQITGINAESAAAMHLFLMNPQPRSPPSPPPTSSSTPIHMLLPNPSPALQAFHTAGPAGAAFGNASIPQSNFTWITGSGGSGDGSKIGGVGESQGLSLSLSSSLQQFEVAAKAEELRMGDGVFYYNQVGGPSPSSSSYPLKNLGSQQHHHHHQHQQPLQNHHQQQVHSGFGPMGVVNVLRNSKYVKAAQELLEEFCSVGRGQLKSSRYGRNTSSTNPNPSASTGPHSSASAVGGPSSSSKDLPPLSPTDRFEHQRRKAKLLSMLDEVDRRYNHYCEQMQMVVNSFDSVMGFGAATPYTSLAQKAMSRHFRCLKDAITAQLKHTCELLGDKDPSGTSGVTKGETPRLRLLEQSLRQQRAFHQIGMMEQEAWRPQRGLPERSVNILRAWLFEHFLHPYPSDADKHLLARQTGLSRNQVSNWFINARVRLWKPMVEEMYQQESREDENEERETTNEEDRNNSNVQTAQTPTPGAGVAGTGTGGPGKRSEINANDKDPSHLTINRHRFISENQVTDVGNILDANEVGQMTTSVGHTHPSDTCGVMDDTCRRSVVGEFGTTGGNGSPVGSSPLVRFGTTGDVSLTLGLRHAGNMPEKTRFSVRDFSGC, encoded by the exons ATGGGCGTAGCAGCACCGACTCAGCCTCTGTTCTCTAACCCATATCATCCAAACCCAATTGCCAAAACCGGGGGCCCAGGCCCACCTAATTCCATCACTTCTATGTCCCAAGGCTTCCATCAAGGCATCTTCAGCTTCTCCGATGGATTCGAAAGATCAGCGCACCAAGATCAGCAGCAGCAACACATCGCGCAACAGAACCGACGGGATAAACTGAGGGTGCAAGGATTCGAGTTGGCTCCACCGCCGTTGGTAGCGATCGAAGAGGAAGAACCCACTGAATTGCCCGTCTATGAAACAGGCGGCATGTTGTCGGAGATGTTCAATTTCCCATCGGGCGGTGCAGCCACTGCTGCAGATCTTCTTGACAATCAGATCACATCAAATTACCGTCTCCAGCGGGCCACACCGATCGGCGAGTGGTATGGTAGTAGGCAAGGGATGGTGGGGAGCTTGGGCTCGCTGGGAGATTCAAAAGAGAGACAGCAGATAGGTGGTAGCAATGGTGGAAATGGCCGCAGCAACGATAACAACAACATAGGCCAGCACCAGATTACAGGCATAAATGCAGAATCAGCTGCAGCCATGCATCTTTTCCTCATGAATCCACAGCCAAGATCACCACCTTCTCCTCCCCCAACTTCATCCTCTACACCCATCCACATGCTGCTACCTAACCCATCTCCTGCTCTCCAAGCCTTCCACACAGCTGGGCCTGCCGGAGCAGCGTTTGGCAACGCTTCGATCCCTCAGTCCAATTTCACATGGATCACTGGTAGCGGTGGCAGTGGTGATGGTAGCAAGATTGGAGGAGTTGGGGAGAGCCAAGGGCTATCATTGTCGCTCTCTTCGTCTCTGCAACAATTTGAAGTGGCGGCCAAGGCCGAGGAACTAAGGATGGGAGATGGGGTTTTCTACTACAATCAAGTTGGTGGGCCTTCCCCTTCCTCTTCATCATACCCGTTGAAGAATTTGGGAAGCCaacagcatcatcatcatcatcaacatcaacagcctcttcaaaatcatcatcagCAACAAGTCCATTCGGGGTTTGGGCCAATGGGTGTGGTGAATGTGTTGAGGAATTCGAAGTATGTGAAGGCAGCCCAAGAGCTACTGGAGGAGTTTTGCAGTGTTGGGAGGGGTCAGCTGAAGAGCTCAAGATATGGAAGGAACACATCCAGcacaaaccctaaccctagtgcTTCAACTGGCCCTCATTCTAGTGCTAGTGCTGTTGGTGGGCCATCTTCTTCTTCAAAGGATCTCCCTCCTTTATCACCAACTGATAGGTTTGAACATCAGAGAAGAAAGGCCAAGCTCCTATCCATGCTTGATGAG GTGGATCGAAGATACAACCATTACTGTGAGCAAATGCAAATGGTGGTGAATTCATTCGATTCAGTAATGGGTTTTGGAGCAGCAACCCCATACACCTCCCTCGCACAAAAGGCCATGTCGCGGCACTTTCGGTGCTTGAAGGATGCGATCACTGCACAATTGAAGCACACTTGCGAGCTGCTTGGGGATAAGGATCCAAGCGGGACTTCGGGGGTCACTAAGGGAGAGACACCGAGGCTTCGGTTGCTGGAACAAAGCCTAAGGCAACAAAGGGCCTTCCACCAGATTGGAATGATGGAGCAAGAAGCTTGGAGACCTCAGAGAGGCTTGCCGGAGCGTTCTGTGAATATCTTGAGAGCATGGCTGTTTGAGCATTTCCTTCACCC gTACCCAAGTGATGCAGATAAGCATTTGTTGGCACGACAGACTGGTCTATCAAGAAATcag GTATCGAACTGGTTCATAAATGCCAGGGTGAGGTTGTGGAAACCCATGGTGGAAGAGATGTACCAGCAAGAGAGCCGAGAAGAcgaaaatgaagagagagaaacTACAAATGAAGAGGATCGTAATAACAGCAACGTCCAAACAGCACAAACACCAACGCCAGGAGCAGGAGTAGCAGGGACAGGAACAGGAGGCCCAGGCAAAAGATCCGAAATCAATGCCAACGACAAGGACCCTTCACACCTTACAATCAATAGGCACCGATTCATCTCGGAAAACCAAGTTACTGACGTGGGCAACATCCTCGACGCTAATGAGGTGGGCCAGATGACGACCTCGGTGGGCCATACCCACCCTTCTGACACATGTGGGGTCATGGATGACACGTGCAGGAGGAGTGTGGTGGGGGAGTTTGGGACCACTGGGGGAAATGGCTCGCCTGTTGGGTCCAGCCCACTTGTACGTTTTGGGACCACGGGGGATGTGTCGCTTACGTTGGGACTTAGGCACGCTGGCAATATGCCCGAAAAGACCCGATTTTCGGTTAGAGATTTTAGTGGGtgttaa